One genomic region from Mycobacterium basiliense encodes:
- a CDS encoding NifU family protein translates to MADRPESPPSDAQWRTAGDRIQTLLDACAAGGAAAHDRAQQLVREVVGLYGAGLERIMGSLHDPALAERLAADDLVASLLLVHGLHPHDLHRRVSDALQRVRPYLGSHGGDVDLLAVSEETDGAGVLLAFTGSCKSCPSSAVTLELAVQDAIWAAAPEVTSIEVVAAPSQPTAVNTSAMIPAESLLAQIHRDGSHGSASGRGATTWHPVPELAELRAGEVGGFAVGGTGGTIGTNVLACRVGEETFAYRDRCPVCADSLAGATLNDALLRCPRCQRQFDVVHAGIGAHDCKDHLDPLPLLTRDGVLSVALREALGTPA, encoded by the coding sequence ATGGCGGATCGCCCGGAAAGCCCCCCAAGTGACGCACAGTGGCGTACAGCGGGCGATCGGATCCAGACGCTGCTGGATGCCTGTGCGGCAGGTGGCGCGGCCGCACACGACCGCGCCCAACAGCTGGTCCGGGAGGTAGTCGGACTCTACGGGGCCGGGCTGGAGCGCATCATGGGGTCGCTTCACGACCCCGCGTTAGCCGAGCGACTGGCCGCCGACGACCTGGTGGCCAGCCTGCTCCTGGTGCATGGGCTGCACCCGCATGACCTGCACCGGCGGGTGTCCGATGCGCTGCAGCGGGTCCGGCCCTACCTGGGTTCACATGGTGGCGATGTCGATCTGCTCGCGGTCAGTGAGGAAACCGACGGGGCCGGCGTGCTGCTGGCTTTCACAGGCAGCTGCAAGAGCTGCCCGTCGTCGGCGGTGACGCTGGAGCTGGCCGTGCAGGACGCGATCTGGGCGGCGGCGCCCGAGGTCACCTCGATCGAGGTGGTCGCGGCGCCATCCCAACCCACAGCGGTGAACACGTCCGCCATGATTCCCGCCGAATCGCTACTGGCGCAAATCCATCGGGACGGTTCCCATGGCTCGGCCAGCGGGCGGGGTGCAACCACCTGGCACCCGGTGCCCGAGCTGGCCGAGCTGCGGGCCGGCGAAGTCGGCGGCTTTGCGGTCGGCGGGACCGGCGGGACCATCGGGACCAACGTGCTGGCGTGCCGGGTCGGCGAGGAGACATTTGCCTATCGCGACCGGTGTCCGGTTTGCGCAGATTCGCTGGCAGGCGCCACGCTCAATGACGCGCTGCTGCGATGTCCACGGTGTCAGCGGCAGTTCGATGTCGTGCACGCGGGCATCGGCGCGCACGACTGCAAAGACCACCTCGACCCGCTCCCCCTGCTGACCCGCGACGGCGTGCTGTCGGTTGCGCTGCGAGAAGCGTTGGGAACACCGGCATGA